CCCACGTTTTCCCCTGTCGCTGGAAATAATGACATGTCGACTTCTCGTTCTTTTTGCTGATAACACCTGTATTGGCCAATCGTTCTAGAACTGCCTTGACTTCTGATTTATCCGTTCCCAATTGAATATCTCGTGGGAGTTCTTCGTATATCTCGGCAGGAGTTCGATGTTTCTCTGAGAGGATTAATTGGATTTCATCTCGAAGATTAATCTCTGTGTCCTCTGTCGAATCGTCGATGTCCTTAGTAGGTTCATCGGGTTGAAGCGATCGGGCTATTTGCTCTACCCAATCGCTGATTTCGTTGTGAAGGACATAGTCACCAGACTGGTCTACATACCACTCAAAATCAGCGAAATCAATACTCATTACTTGATAAGTAGCTATTCCAACTTGGTTCTGTTCGATACGACCTATGAATTCTTCACCGACTTCCTGGATATGATCTGACGTTCCACGAAACATACGGTAGACCCCCTCAACCTGCCTAAACCGACGAGAAACACGTTCATAGTGATCATCATCTTCAATATATGGTAGCGGAAGTAATGATGTATCGACATATGCGCGGTCAAACTCAGTCAAGTATTCGAACACTTCCTCCGGGTCAATATTCCAGTATTCACCGATCACGAAGGCGTAGTCTTCATCCAGTTCAGTGACTTTTCCACCAGGGATATGTTCGGCAATATGAGGGAGCGTATCGACATACTCGTCCAGTCCCAATAGAGAAAACATCAACGTTGGATCTACTACACGAGCGAAGAATGGGATTGTTTGAAGCGTATAATAGAGTGACCTTCCGTCACTGTCGACACCGCGTATCACACCGTGCCGTTCCTCAAGAAGGTTCAGTTTGAAATTCTCGTTCGTAAAGTCGTCTGACCCGCGTCGGCGATACTTATGTAGTATACGTCGAACGTCCGCGGGTTGTACGCTAAAGTAGTTTGCTAATTCTTCGATAGTGTATTGACCCTGCTCCAGTTGATCCAACACTAATTGGTCGAGAGAGCGTTCAAATATTCGAACCGCAGGCTTTCCCTTTGGCAGTTCATTTAGAAGTTGGTCAGTAGTCGCAACGCGCTTATTATGGACCAAGCGTCGTTGTTTGGTTTCTGAGAGGGAGTAGAAATCGACATCGTCAGCATACATATTGATAGCCAACTCTCGGTGACAGATATTTCTGTTCCTGTCTTACTCGCACCAACAGTGAACTGGACCGGTGTTTTGCTCCTCGCCCTGTGATTCGATTTCGCAAACGAAAAACTCACCTTCCGGATACATGATGAACCGATCTTCATCGATGTTCTGAACGGAAGCCACATCCTCAATCTCCCACTCAGCGCCCTCATTGCCGTCCCACGTGTAGTAGTCGTCTTCACCATCTACTGCGAAGTCGAGTACTCCGGTTCCGCTACCGATGATGTGCTGAACCTGACTTAGTCGGGTTGATTGTGTGATTCTGCCCATGAGTCAATTTCATTCGGCTACGGTAATCAATGTCCGCCACTTCAGAGGAAGGGGAGTAGTGCCAACGATGGAACTGGCATTTTCACCGCCGCGCATCCCACTACGCGGCGCTTTGTCGTCCGTTTAGACGAATGAGTGAAACCACCATAGGTATTCACAAACTAGAACTGTTGGATGATTATTAGATTACTTTCTGCATCGGGCACCCTGGGATCGGTGTCTCCCGCACCGGTCCTACTCTTCGTGAGCCACCCTCCGTCGAGAAGAATTAGAGCCAGATCTGTCTTAATCGTGGGTAAATCGGTTCAGCGGCGTCTATGATTCGGTATAATCGGGGCGCTCGGCGTATTCGATTGGATCGCGCTCGCCGAGATTTTGGAACGCCTGGAGACGGAACGCACACGCGTCACACGTGCCACACGCTGGTGCTTCTTCCCGGTAGCAGCTCCAGGTGTGTTCATAGGGGACGTCGAGTTCGAGACCGCGTTCGGCGATGTCTGTTTTCGACAACTCGACGAACGGCGCTTCGACGCTGATCTCCGTCTCCGGTTTCGTGCCGACGTCGACGACCTGCTGGAACGCCTCGAAGAACTCCGGTCGGCAGTCCGGATACCCCGAGAAGTCCTCGCTGTGCGCACCGATAAACACGGCCTCACAATCGTTGGCTTCTGCATACGACGTCGCCATCGACAGCAGGTTCGCGTTCCGGAACGGTACGTAGGAGCTCGGAATCTCGTCACTCTCCAAGTCTGCCTCCTCGACGTCCATCTCGTCGTCAGTGAGACTCGACGCACCGATCTTCGAGAGGTGGTCCGTCGTCAGGTGGAGGAAGTCTGCGGCGTCGAAGGCCTCGGCCTGGGCCTGCGCACATTCGTACTCCTTACTCTCGGTCTGCTGGCCGTAGGACGTGTGCAGCATGTACAACTCGTAGCCAGCATCCTGCGCGACAGCCGCCGCGGTCGCACTATCCATTCCCCCAGACGCCAGGATTACCGCTCGTTGCTCGCTCATCCCTGACCCTCCGTACGGTTGACCGCTGCTTGGAACCGCTCACGTTCTGCCTCAGTCGGTTCTCCGGCAGTTGCCCTGGTGGTGGTCGTGCTTCTCGTTTCAACGCCGCGCATCGCCTCACAGAGGTGCGTTGCGTTCATTTCGACAAAGACGGTAGCTGCGTCTAGTTCCTCTTTGAGTCCGGACGCGATGTCGTTCGTCAGCTGTTCCTGCATCGTGAGCTTTCGTGACTGCCAGCGGACGTACCGAGTCAGCTTCGAGAGCCCTACCACCTCGTCTGTCGGCCGATACGCCAAATGAACTGTTCCAAAGAACGGCAACAAGTGGTGCTCACACAGCGAATACACGGGAATTGCGGTTTTGACAACGAGATCGGTCGTCTCGGCGTCGAAGGTCCGCATCGTCGGCTTCGCGGCCTCCCGTTGGCCTTCGGTGAGTGTCGCGAAGGCGTCCGGTACGCGGCGCTGCCAGGTCTCAGTCAGCGCGTTACTGTCCGGGTCCTCGCCGACGGCCTCTAACAGGAGGCGAACGCCCCGCTGTGCCTTCTCGTAGTCGATGTCTGATTCTACCTCGCCAGTCGCGAATTGAGAGTGCGTCCTCGTCATGTTACGTTTCGGGGGCGTCGTTCCAGAGGTCTACGTGCAAGCGGGGCGTGTACCGGTAGCCGTACTCCATCGCGAGTTCAGCTACCTCATTCCGGCGGGCATCGAGTTCGTCTCGAGTCGTCCCCTCGGGCATCAGCAGCACGTCGGAATCCGGGATGCGACTCGCTGCCGTCGATCGGACGTCAGCGAGGAGGGATTCGATCTCGGGCAGGTCATCGGGGCCAGTGACGACAAACTTGAGTTGTGCGTTATAGTCGTCGACGAGTGCGCCGAGTGCATCGAGGTCGATGCGCCGTTCTTCATGACGGTCTGCCCACTCGCCATCGCCTTTGGGGTCTTTCTCAGGGGTGGGTGTGCTGGAGGCGAGTTTCGGGCTGATGCTTGCGAGATCGATGGGGGCGTCACGGTGGATGGTACCGTTGGTTTCAACGGTAGTGTGGTAGCCGAGATCGTCGAGCTGCTCGAGGAGCGTGACCGCGTCATCGTGGATAAGCGGTTCACCACCAGTTAGGACGACGTGGTCGGCATCGTCGTGTGACTGGACTTCCTCGACGATGTCGTCGACGCTCATTGTGGCGTGGGTGGGCTCCCAGGAGGTGTGGTAGGAGTCACAGAACCAACATCGGAGATTACATCCGCTGGTGCGGACGAACACCGATGGCGTCCCGGTGAGCTTCCCTTCGCCCTGGAGCGAGTAGAAGAGCTCGTTGACCGGCAGTGCTGCGCCATCGACATCGTCCGCTGGCTGCTCATCAGCTGTCGAACTGACTGGCATCAGTGTGTCGCCCCCGCACAGAGCTCCGATGTCTCCCGCACCACTACTGAGATGTCTGAGACTGACTCTGGAAGTGTCTCGAGGAGTTTTCGTTCCAAGACGAGCCCCATCACTTCCGCGGTCGGTGGGTGTTCGAGAACGACGAGTGAATCACCGTCGCCGCTCTGCTCGAAGGCGTCGATGAGGGGGTCGTCCTTCTCGAGGAGGAAGCGGTGGTCCCAGTCATCTATTACTGAGGTAATATCTCCTTTGTCTACGACCCAGCCATCTTGGGTGAGAGAACCAGTGACCTCCACCGAGATTTCGTAGTTGTGTCCATGTGGACGACTACATTTCCCATCGTGGTGGAGGAGGCGGTGCCCGGTGCTGATTCGGATCGGGTTGTCCCTTCCTATGAATAGTGTCCTCTCACCAGACTCGGAAAGGTCGGAGACCGATTCTTGTTCAAGATGCACACCAAGAGGCTCTCCCAGTATTCACTAAGTATTATCGGTAGCATACTCACTATGTCCCTAATCACGTGAGGAAATTATATTGCGGTTGGCAAATTAGAGCCAATAGTTGTGGAAACGTCGTCAGTCAGGCACCTAGAGACGGTTCAGCCGGATTGGGACGACCTTCCGCTAGCTTGCGAGTTGCTTGAGTTGCGACGGCGTGAGCCGAATGCCGATCTGCGGACATTAGCTTTCAACAGAGGTGTCGTGGGGTCAAGAAAAGTTCAGCACGTGACTCGACTCTTGGAACTGCTTGACCTTCTGGATGAGGGCGAACTAACTGAAAGAGGGCGATCGCTTACCGAAGCGTATGAACCTGCACTGCAACAGAGTCATTCTGGAGCAAAGTTAGGCATCGGAGTGAAAGATTCGCTATCGTGTACCGAACAGGCCCTTCTCTGGATGGTTATTTTTTATGAGCACCGTTTGCCAATGCTGGCAGTTCTCCATCAGCTCACAGTTGAAACTGTTCCGACAACTCAAGACACACCAGCGGCACAGAGGTTCGGTGAGCGAATCGACCATCTCTACCCCGATGTCGATAGTGACAGTTCTTGGGTACCACGTGCTAAAGTACACTACAAGTGGTTAGTCCACCTGGAACTCGCGAAGATTCGGTCAAGTAGTTACGTTCTGACCGAGATCGGCGACGGTGTTTTTGAGCAAGTTGAGGCAGAGTACCCTGACCAATGGGATTCGATACAGATCCATACTGGCCCTACACTATCTGACTTCGGTTAGTTAGTGCCAGTTACAGAATGAGGGACTTCAAACGGATTTATAGGATGCCCTCCCATCGCTACTACTGGTGACTATCTAACGTGCGGTTCTACGTACCTGAGTGGGACGACGCAGTCGACTCCCACTACGATTTCGAACACGACGAACTCTCTACCTTGAACCGTCAAGAGCGCGATCTGGACTATATCTGGGACATTTTCGAGCCCGAAACCACACCAGTAGACGGGGTTCTCATATCTCGCGAACAGGTCGAAGAGACAAACCGCAAAGCCGAGCGACTAGCCCAGTACGGTGTCTACGATGACCCCGTACTTTCTATCCCGAATTGGTTACCGACGATTAGTGACTGCGGGGCTTGGGGGTACAAGTCGCTCCCTTTCCCACCGTACGGGAACGAGGATATGCTCGACTTCTACGAGACGCTGGACGTTACTGTCGGCGTCACTATCGACCACCTCGTTCTAGGGTCGGGAAAGGACAAGGGACGGCTTTATCTTGACGAACGCGCGTTCGACGGAGAACTCAACAAAGGCGACATCCCCGATCCCATCACCGACGTCGTTGACGTTATGATCGAGGAATGGCCAGAGGAATGGCCCTCATATGTCGACGAGTACGAGCCGACGATTCGTACTGATCCCGATATAGAAGTTGAGCCGTTCATCGCTGAGGACTTTCGGGGAGACATTGATACCGTTCTGTCCCGTCTCGCACAGGATTCACGTGCGGTCTATCGCGAACACGACGCCGAGTTCCGCTACGACCTGACGCTGCGGAACGCCCGAGAGATGTATGACCTCTACCAGCGTCGTGACTATCCGTTCCGACTGATGGTCGCTATCCAGGGATGGAACCCTGATTCATACAGTAAGGCCACCGAGGAAGTGCTTGGTATGGGTTATGACTACCTCGGAATCGGGGGAGTCGCAGGTAGCCCAGTTCACGACGTTCGTGGAATCGTCAAGAGCGTCGGGAAGACGATCAAGCAGTTCGAACGAGAACACAACACCCGCATCGACTCTCACGTCTTCGGCTTCGCGAAGACTGAGGCGTTCGAGACGATTGGTCGGTCGGGGATGACTAGTTTCGACAGCGCGAGTATGCTTCGTTCGGCGTGGACCGGTGGACAGAATTATCGTCTTGATAACGACGAACGCTACGATGCCATTCGAGTTCGCTATCCATCGAGCCGGGACGATCTCGACGAAGCTGTTGAAACGTCCCTACGCGGTCGTGAAACATTGGTGGCACTTCGAGCATACGATACAGGAGATTCGATTCGTAATGCTCTCGAGAGTTGGTACGAACAGGCTGAGAAGGTGCTTCCAGCGACGAGAGAATATCTCCTGGAACACCGCCACGATGATCAGTATGATGAGTCGCTCCTACAGGACATAGAAAGGGCGTTCCGAGAGGATTTCGAGTATGGCCGCGAGCTTCAGGCGAGCTTCAGTGATAATCTCCGTAGTAAGTTAGTCAAACTCCTGCGGGAAGATACCCCGACTGCTCCAGTTCCGTTCGAGGAGTACGACGAACTACTGAGCACAGCGGTAGACGTATTTGAGGGGTTCCCACACGCGAAGACCGTTTTGAACGAGCCGTACGTTGTCAGTGACTATGATCGAGTCTGGGCGATTGTCCGGGATTACGCTACTTGGATCGGTGACGACGACCTGCTCCAAGAGTATCAAGACACCCTTCGAAGTCGTCCGTGGGAGAAATGTGACTGTCCAATCTGTAGAGAGTACGGTGTCGAGGTTTGCATCTTCCGGGGGAACGATCGAAATCGGAGACGAGGGTTCCACAACACACGACGCTTCTACGATGAATTCGAGGAAGACCTTCCGAAGATCCTCGTCGCGACCCAGGGGGATGCAGCCTACAGTGGCTACGAAACTGTTGAAGACTATCTGCGCGACAAACACTCCTCATTCTGGACTCAGACACATGACCTTCCGGTCGCAGAGATTGGTGTACTAGATGCGAACGGCGTGAGTGAGTGGTGGGAAGAAACCCCGTCGCTCGTCTCGTTCGCCCCAGATCGTATGGCAGCAAACGTCGGCGAACAAGCAGCCAGGTACCAGCACCTCTTCGTACACACATTGGATGGTGAACTTGACGAAGAAGCCGTAGCGGCTGCTCGGGAAAACGGTTGCGAGGTACACACCAATAGCAACCCTCGAGACTTGCGAGATGAAATACTCGAGGTCTGTGGGCAAAACTATGCAGCTAGTGACGACTTCGTGCCTCATCCACCTGAGATTGATACCGAAAACGGATTGGACATCCTTGTCATCGACCAATGTTCAGGATCGAAGGAGATACCAGACGACGCGCCGATTTTCGGTGAAGAGGAAACTCTCCAATTCTCTCGTGAAAACCTCCTCGCTCGGGATAATGTGCCAGGTATTGCAGCACGCGACCTGTACACGGGACGCCAGCAAAACCACGTCAAGAGTGCAGTTAGATGGCTTCTGCGACAAGGTCACGACGTCGACCGTTACTTCGTAAGTGCAGGATTTGGCCTTGTCGCAGAAGACGAGTATCTCCCCCCCTACGAGGTAACATTCAGCTCAATGAATGTTAGCGACATAAGAGAGCGATCTGCGAAACTCGACATTCAAAAAGACCTACGACACCTCCTTCAAGAGGCCGATTATGATGTCGTCTTCTTTACCCTTGGGAAGGACTATTACACCAGTATCGACATCGACGAGATGGTTCAGGAGGTACGTTCCGACCGGATTGGTGTGGTCTTCAACCGCGAACTTGTCGAAGACCAATTTGACAACATCG
The Halorientalis litorea DNA segment above includes these coding regions:
- the folE gene encoding GTP cyclohydrolase I — encoded protein: MTRTHSQFATGEVESDIDYEKAQRGVRLLLEAVGEDPDSNALTETWQRRVPDAFATLTEGQREAAKPTMRTFDAETTDLVVKTAIPVYSLCEHHLLPFFGTVHLAYRPTDEVVGLSKLTRYVRWQSRKLTMQEQLTNDIASGLKEELDAATVFVEMNATHLCEAMRGVETRSTTTTRATAGEPTEAERERFQAAVNRTEGQG
- a CDS encoding 7-carboxy-7-deazaguanine synthase QueE, which produces MPVSSTADEQPADDVDGAALPVNELFYSLQGEGKLTGTPSVFVRTSGCNLRCWFCDSYHTSWEPTHATMSVDDIVEEVQSHDDADHVVLTGGEPLIHDDAVTLLEQLDDLGYHTTVETNGTIHRDAPIDLASISPKLASSTPTPEKDPKGDGEWADRHEERRIDLDALGALVDDYNAQLKFVVTGPDDLPEIESLLADVRSTAASRIPDSDVLLMPEGTTRDELDARRNEVAELAMEYGYRYTPRLHVDLWNDAPET
- a CDS encoding DUF6884 domain-containing protein — protein: MRFYVPEWDDAVDSHYDFEHDELSTLNRQERDLDYIWDIFEPETTPVDGVLISREQVEETNRKAERLAQYGVYDDPVLSIPNWLPTISDCGAWGYKSLPFPPYGNEDMLDFYETLDVTVGVTIDHLVLGSGKDKGRLYLDERAFDGELNKGDIPDPITDVVDVMIEEWPEEWPSYVDEYEPTIRTDPDIEVEPFIAEDFRGDIDTVLSRLAQDSRAVYREHDAEFRYDLTLRNAREMYDLYQRRDYPFRLMVAIQGWNPDSYSKATEEVLGMGYDYLGIGGVAGSPVHDVRGIVKSVGKTIKQFEREHNTRIDSHVFGFAKTEAFETIGRSGMTSFDSASMLRSAWTGGQNYRLDNDERYDAIRVRYPSSRDDLDEAVETSLRGRETLVALRAYDTGDSIRNALESWYEQAEKVLPATREYLLEHRHDDQYDESLLQDIERAFREDFEYGRELQASFSDNLRSKLVKLLREDTPTAPVPFEEYDELLSTAVDVFEGFPHAKTVLNEPYVVSDYDRVWAIVRDYATWIGDDDLLQEYQDTLRSRPWEKCDCPICREYGVEVCIFRGNDRNRRRGFHNTRRFYDEFEEDLPKILVATQGDAAYSGYETVEDYLRDKHSSFWTQTHDLPVAEIGVLDANGVSEWWEETPSLVSFAPDRMAANVGEQAARYQHLFVHTLDGELDEEAVAAARENGCEVHTNSNPRDLRDEILEVCGQNYAASDDFVPHPPEIDTENGLDILVIDQCSGSKEIPDDAPIFGEEETLQFSRENLLARDNVPGIAARDLYTGRQQNHVKSAVRWLLRQGHDVDRYFVSAGFGLVAEDEYLPPYEVTFSSMNVSDIRERSAKLDIQKDLRHLLQEADYDVVFFTLGKDYYTSIDIDEMVQEVRSDRIGVVFNRELVEDQFDNIESIPARTEDAKEHSTIVVGLKGHYMKNFARYIDTVDTLRPETIEELCRRVEEVPPQAEFESE
- the queC gene encoding 7-cyano-7-deazaguanine synthase QueC encodes the protein MSEQRAVILASGGMDSATAAAVAQDAGYELYMLHTSYGQQTESKEYECAQAQAEAFDAADFLHLTTDHLSKIGASSLTDDEMDVEEADLESDEIPSSYVPFRNANLLSMATSYAEANDCEAVFIGAHSEDFSGYPDCRPEFFEAFQQVVDVGTKPETEISVEAPFVELSKTDIAERGLELDVPYEHTWSCYREEAPACGTCDACAFRLQAFQNLGERDPIEYAERPDYTES
- a CDS encoding 6-pyruvoyl trahydropterin synthase family protein, encoding MHLEQESVSDLSESGERTLFIGRDNPIRISTGHRLLHHDGKCSRPHGHNYEISVEVTGSLTQDGWVVDKGDITSVIDDWDHRFLLEKDDPLIDAFEQSGDGDSLVVLEHPPTAEVMGLVLERKLLETLPESVSDISVVVRETSELCAGATH